One genomic segment of Gemmatimonadota bacterium includes these proteins:
- a CDS encoding M28 family peptidase produces MSRTCTPVPRLAALLLAAAPLSALVAQEREDRTLLTQTQMTSIINEVSGDRAMNHLLELVPYQRVRPPAEYDGHFRESIHLAEMAKSYGYANVTIETYQTGGTAWQPTQGELWMTTPKSVKLFDIHDIPLALPALNANGDLSGDLIDVGPGRAADFEGKDVRGKFVLTSGATGTVYAAAIQRGALGVLGISAISPQRAVDFPSQIVNSTVNAQPGTVAWSVTPEVRSNLAALLLRERITIRSIVKSTQVPMHSEYVHAEIPGDGSTTQEVAISGHLYEGVIKQGANDDNSGVALTLEIGRAYIKLINEGKLPRPKRTINFQWVPEIAGTNAYFAAHPEKEKTIIGTLNFDMEGIRVAMSRSYWILQRTPDTFPSYLNDIAQSMMEYIADVSRERVRFRRSLNGYAPSQAVEATHGSSDAFYIKIDKHYGSSDHVTYMQHGIPAVMFITWPDMWYHSSEDTPDKQDPTQYKRAAAVGLGSLAVLADGTDGMAARVLQENLGRGLSRMGESHTKGLGYMADATDAATLTTAYAEARNAILHQARIETAVVNSASVLWTNVEEGRKRTASFGPLIQQRATALLAETRAAYQLQAAQRSVAAAEPVMSAEDRAVADLMVELVAGASAAAPGPRGAQPAGAAAGPALPDEFSAEFGLLLRKGGMTVGEIRDFLSGEFTPLPLKDVLAVLRVREAQGGVKLVPKPAPARGRRP; encoded by the coding sequence ATGTCCCGCACGTGCACACCCGTTCCGCGTCTCGCCGCACTGCTGCTCGCGGCCGCCCCGCTGTCCGCGCTGGTCGCGCAGGAGCGCGAGGACCGCACCCTGCTCACGCAGACCCAGATGACCTCGATCATCAACGAGGTCTCCGGTGACCGCGCGATGAACCACCTCCTCGAGCTCGTGCCGTACCAGCGCGTGCGGCCACCCGCCGAGTACGACGGCCACTTCCGCGAGAGCATCCACCTCGCCGAGATGGCGAAGTCATACGGCTACGCCAACGTCACGATCGAGACGTACCAGACGGGCGGGACCGCCTGGCAGCCGACGCAGGGCGAGCTCTGGATGACGACGCCCAAGTCGGTGAAGCTGTTCGACATCCATGACATCCCGCTGGCGTTGCCGGCGCTCAACGCGAACGGCGACCTGTCGGGCGACCTGATCGACGTCGGACCGGGGCGCGCCGCCGACTTCGAAGGGAAGGACGTGCGGGGCAAGTTCGTCCTCACCAGCGGCGCGACGGGCACGGTCTACGCCGCCGCCATCCAGCGCGGCGCGCTCGGCGTGCTCGGGATCAGCGCCATCTCCCCGCAGCGCGCGGTCGACTTCCCATCTCAGATCGTGAACAGCACCGTCAATGCGCAGCCGGGGACCGTCGCCTGGTCGGTCACGCCGGAAGTGCGTTCCAATCTCGCCGCCCTGCTCCTGCGCGAGCGGATCACCATCCGTTCGATCGTGAAGAGCACGCAGGTCCCGATGCACTCGGAGTACGTCCACGCCGAGATCCCCGGCGACGGCAGCACCACGCAGGAAGTCGCGATCAGCGGCCACCTGTACGAGGGCGTGATCAAGCAGGGCGCCAACGACGACAACTCCGGCGTCGCGCTCACCCTCGAGATCGGGCGGGCCTACATCAAGCTCATCAACGAGGGGAAGCTCCCGCGCCCCAAGCGCACCATCAACTTCCAATGGGTCCCCGAGATCGCCGGCACGAATGCCTACTTCGCCGCCCACCCGGAGAAGGAGAAGACGATCATCGGGACGCTCAACTTCGACATGGAGGGCATCCGCGTGGCGATGAGCCGCAGCTACTGGATCCTCCAGCGCACGCCCGACACCTTCCCGTCCTACCTCAACGACATCGCGCAGTCGATGATGGAGTACATCGCCGACGTCTCGCGCGAGCGGGTCCGGTTCCGCCGCTCGCTCAACGGCTACGCGCCGTCGCAGGCGGTGGAGGCCACGCACGGATCGAGCGACGCCTTCTACATCAAGATCGACAAGCACTACGGCTCGTCCGACCACGTGACGTACATGCAGCACGGGATCCCGGCGGTCATGTTCATCACCTGGCCGGACATGTGGTACCACTCGTCGGAGGACACGCCGGACAAGCAGGATCCGACGCAGTACAAGCGGGCCGCCGCCGTCGGCCTCGGCTCGCTCGCCGTGCTCGCCGACGGCACCGACGGCATGGCCGCGCGCGTGCTGCAAGAGAACCTCGGGCGCGGGCTCTCGCGCATGGGCGAGTCGCACACGAAGGGGCTCGGTTACATGGCCGACGCGACCGACGCCGCGACGCTCACCACGGCCTACGCCGAGGCGCGCAACGCGATCCTGCACCAGGCGCGCATCGAGACCGCGGTCGTGAACTCCGCGAGCGTGCTCTGGACGAACGTCGAGGAAGGGCGGAAGCGGACGGCTTCGTTCGGGCCGCTCATCCAGCAGCGGGCGACCGCGCTGCTCGCGGAGACGCGGGCCGCGTACCAGTTGCAGGCCGCCCAGCGCAGTGTCGCCGCCGCCGAGCCGGTGATGTCAGCGGAGGACCGTGCGGTGGCGGACCTGATGGTGGAGCTGGTGGCGGGCGCCAGCGCGGCTGCCCCGGGGCCGCGGGGCGCACAGCCGGCCGGCGCCGCGGCCGGCCCCGCGCTCCCCGACGAGTTCAGCGCCGAGTTCGGTTTGCTGCTCCGCAAGGGCGGCATGACCGTGGGCGAGATCCGCGATTTCCTCTCCGGCGAGTTCACTCCGCTCCCGCTCAAGGATGTCCTGGCGGTGCTGCGGGTCCGCGAGGCGCAGGGCGGGGTGAAGCTCGTGCCGAAGCCCGCGCCGGCGCGGGGACGCCGCCCGTAG